CAGCGGTGCGCCGATGACGAGCAGGAACAGCACCGCGCCGGGCAGCAGGTAGAGCCAGTACCCGGCGCCACGGCCGCGGCGTGCGCGGCGTGCGCGGCGGGTCGCGGTCGGGGCGGGTGGCGTGGCGGTCCGTTCCGGGCCGGCCACGGTCTCGGGGAGTGCCATGGGAGATCCTTCCCGGCGGGGCGGGCGCGCCGGCGGTGACCGGGCGCGCCCGCCGCTGGCCGTGTCACTTGCCGGTGATCTCCTTGACGCCGTCCGCGTACGGCTTGGCGATCGTGTCGAGCACCTGTTCCGGGGTCTTGGAGCCGTTGATCAGGCCCTGGAAGCCGGAGACCAGCACGTCGTAGTAGCCGGGCACGGGCCAGTCCGGGTAGAAGGCCAGACCGTCCTGCTGGCTGATCGTGTTGAAGTTCTCGATCAGCTTGCGGTCCTTCGGGTCGGTGATCTTCGACGCGTCGGCGGCGACCGGGACGCCGCCGTTGTTGCCGATCAGCGCCTGGATCTCCGGGCGCAGGGTGATGTCGACGAAGTCGTACGCCAGGGACTTGGCCTTGCTGTTCGCGGGCACGACCCACAGGTTGCCGGACGAGCCGGCCTGGAGGGTGTTGCCGGGGAAGAGGAAGGTGTCCCAGTTGAACTTGGCCTCGCTCTTGAAGCGGCCGTACCACCAGCTGCCGGAGACGATCATCGGCGCCTTGCCGGAGATGAACGCGGTGCCCATGTCCTCGGCCTTCAGGCTCGCCGAGTCCTTGGCGACGTAACCCTTGCGCACCCAGTCGGCGAAGGTGTCCGCGCCGTACTTCAGCGGGTCGGCGTGGAAGTCCACCGGGTTCTGGTAGAGCTGGTAGTTGTTGACGAACTGGCGGTCGGCCTTGGCGAGGGCGAGCTGGTAGAACAGCTGCCCGGCCGGGTATTCGGCGCCGGCCTCGGCCAGCGGCGTGACGCCCTTGCCGACGAAGGTGTCCATGGCGGCGGTGAACTCGGCCATTGTGGTCGGCACCTTGACGCCGTACCGGTCGAAGAGGTCCTTGTTGTAGTAGACCGTCACGTACTCGCCGTAGTTCGGCACGCCGTACCAGTTGCCCGAGCCCATCACGCCCTTGTCGCTGTAGCGGGCGGTGGTCTGCAGGCTGGGGCTGAGCGCCTTGTCCCAGCCGCGCTTGGTGGCCTCCTCGCTCAGGTCGGTGAGCAGGCCCTGGGAGGAGAGCAGGCCGGCGGTCGCGTTGCCCTTGTTGTACTCCATGACGTCCGGGCCCTCGGACGAGTTGATGATCATGCCGGCGTTCTGCTGGATCTGCTCGAACGCCTTGCGCTCGAACTGCACCTCGACGCCCGGGTGCTCGTCCTTGAAGATCTGGATCGCCCGGTCCCAGGCGATGCCCATCGCGCTGTTCGCGCTCTCGTAGTGCCAGAGCTTGAGGGTTTTGGCGTCGCTACCGTCGCCGCCCTCGCCGCCGCCGCAGGCGGCCACCGTGGTGGCCGCCGTCGCGGCCAGCGCGACCGCGACGACCAGCTTGCGGATACGCCTCATTGCTATCCTCCTGGTGAGTATCGAGCCGGTACTTACCTGCCCGTCGTCGCGTTGCAGCGCGGCGACGGGCGCTTTGTCACGTGCCCGGCGGGCCGGAGCCGGTCGGGTCGATGCGGTGGCGGCCGGTGCGGGCCGCCGGGATGTGGTCGGTCAGGTCATCGGTGCCGGCCGGTGCGGTGGACGCCGGGCCGGTCGAGCCGCGGATCTCCAGCGCGCACGGCAGCAGCTGCTGGTGTTGTTCGCCGGCCCCCTCCAGGTGGCGCAGCAGCGCCTCGACCGCCATCCGGCCGAGCGCCGAGCCGGGTGAGGTCATCGCGGTCAGGGCGGGCGTGGCCAGCTCGGCGACCTGCGGCGAGGTGACCATCGAGACCACCGAGACGTCGTCGGGCACCCGTAGGCCCCGGGTGGTCAGCTCGCCGAGGATCCCGAAGATCGCACTTTCGTTCATGACCAGCACGGCGGTCAGGTCCGGCGTGCGGGCCAGCGCCGCGGCCAGCGCGGCGCGCCCACCGGCGGCGCTGTCCTCGGCGGGGATCATGAGCGGTTCCAGGCCGTGGCCGGCCATCGCCGCGACGAAGGCCTCGCGGGTGCGTACGGCCGGACCGTAGCCGGCCTCGATGGTGGCGGCCGAGTGGTTGACGTAGACGATCCGGCGGTGCCCGAGGCCGACCAGGTGGGCGACGGCCTCGCGGACGGTCTGATCGAAGTCGATGTCGACGTAGGACAGGTCGCTGGTGTCGCCGGTGCGGCCGATGAGCACCAG
This genomic stretch from Micromonospora krabiensis harbors:
- a CDS encoding LacI family DNA-binding transcriptional regulator, whose protein sequence is MHDVARLARVSVSTVSYVLTGTRPISQATRDKVLAAMAELDYQPNAMARGLASRRSRIVGLLMPMDERGLGATETAFVTGAAAAASAAGYHLVLSPVGVGDVDDLRRLASQRMLDGAVLMEVQVSDARVGALQEAGVPLVLIGRTGDTSDLSYVDIDFDQTVREAVAHLVGLGHRRIVYVNHSAATIEAGYGPAVRTREAFVAAMAGHGLEPLMIPAEDSAAGGRAALAAALARTPDLTAVLVMNESAIFGILGELTTRGLRVPDDVSVVSMVTSPQVAELATPALTAMTSPGSALGRMAVEALLRHLEGAGEQHQQLLPCALEIRGSTGPASTAPAGTDDLTDHIPAARTGRHRIDPTGSGPPGT
- a CDS encoding ABC transporter substrate-binding protein; the encoded protein is MRRIRKLVVAVALAATAATTVAACGGGEGGDGSDAKTLKLWHYESANSAMGIAWDRAIQIFKDEHPGVEVQFERKAFEQIQQNAGMIINSSEGPDVMEYNKGNATAGLLSSQGLLTDLSEEATKRGWDKALSPSLQTTARYSDKGVMGSGNWYGVPNYGEYVTVYYNKDLFDRYGVKVPTTMAEFTAAMDTFVGKGVTPLAEAGAEYPAGQLFYQLALAKADRQFVNNYQLYQNPVDFHADPLKYGADTFADWVRKGYVAKDSASLKAEDMGTAFISGKAPMIVSGSWWYGRFKSEAKFNWDTFLFPGNTLQAGSSGNLWVVPANSKAKSLAYDFVDITLRPEIQALIGNNGGVPVAADASKITDPKDRKLIENFNTISQQDGLAFYPDWPVPGYYDVLVSGFQGLINGSKTPEQVLDTIAKPYADGVKEITGK